The window CTTCCCAAATGTGACCTCATAAGGAGTCGTCCCAGTACCGGCATTCCACGATGTGTTATGGGACCACTCAATCCATGGCAAAAGCTTCCCCCACCGGTTTGGCCTCTTGTGAACGAAAGCTCTGAGATACTGCTCTACTATCCTGTTCAGCACCTCTGTTTGTCCATCGCTCTGCGGATGGTACGCAGAGCTCATGCGTAAATGAGTGCCGCTAGCCTTGAACAGCTCTTGCCAAAACTTGCTGATAAAGAGGGGGTCCCTATCGGAAACCAAGCTTCGAGGAATCCCATGTATTTTAACCACCATGTCGACGAACAAGGATGCCACCATATGAGCAGTGTGAGACGTTGGTAACATTCCCAGATGAATCCCCTTCGAAAAACGGTCCACCACCACGAGAATTGTGGTTTTTCGTGATACGCCGGCAGGCCGACAATGAAATCTAACGAGAGGTCCTCCCAAGGTCGATGGGGCACCGGTAAGGGGCATAATAGTCCTGCGACGCGTTGTGTCTGGTACTTAGTGACCTGACAATCCATGCAATTTGCCACAAATTGCTTGACATCTTCTCTGAGACCGGTCCAAGTGAAGTTCTCTGAAATTCGAGCTAATGTCTTTGTGATTCCGGCGTGACCCCCTGTTGGAGTCGTGTGGTATTCCTGAAGTAATGTGGCCGTGAGGGGAAGGTCTCTAGGAAGCCAGATTCGTCCCCCTGTTAAAATTAATTCCTGGGAAATCGAGAATGAGGGATGTTTATCAGGCTCGTTCCGAATTTCCTGTTTCCGGTGACAGAATTCAGGGTGAGCTTCCAATTGTCGGTGCAATTCTTCCAGGAAGGTCAGAGAAGGAACGGAGAGGACCAAACAATGAGAAAGTTCTGACTCAGGTTGTCGGGATAATGCATCTGCGACTTGATTCTAATGCCCGGAACGGAACTGAATTACATAGTCATATCCCAAAAGCCGAGCCAAGTATTTATGCTGCTCAGGAGTTTGAATTACTTGGGTAAGTAATTCCTTGAGGCTACGATGGTCCGTTATAATGATGAAGCGTTGACCCAACAGGTATTGTCGCCATCGTTTGACCGCGGTGGTGATGGCAACTAACTCACGGACATAAGTGGAGGCCACGGCGAGCTTGGGGGTGAAAGGTTTACTGAAAAACGCTACAGGGTGTCCCTTCTGGGTGAGCACGGCACCCATGCCAATACCAGAGGCATCAGTCTCGACGGTGAATGGTATGGTGAAGTCCGAAAGAGCTAAGACGGGAGCAGTAGAGAGAGCTGTCTTCAACTGATCAAAAGCTTCTTGTGTTTGAGGAGACCAGTCAAAAGAATCCTTAGCCGTGAGTCGAACTAATGGAGCAGCAATGGTGGCATAATTACGAATAAATCTCCTGTAAAACCCCGCAAGTCCCAAAAAGCTCTTAACTGCTTTTGCCGATTTGGGTGTCGGCCATTGCTGAATAGCTTCGATCTTCGAGACTACTGGTTCAACCCCCTTGTGAGATACGACACGACCAAGGTACTCAACCTGTTTCTGCGCAAAGGAACATTTTGAAAGTTTCAgtacaaaattattatcaagAAGGACCTGGAATGTGATAGTCAAGTGGTGAAGATGAGCTTCGAAGGAGGTGCTATACACCAAAATATCATCGAAGAAAACGATGATAAAGTGGCGAAGATGCTGCCGGAATATGCTATTCATGGTGGCCTGAAAGGAGCTTGGTGCATTGCAGAGCCCAAATGGCATTACTTTAAATTCGTAATGTCCATGGTGGGTTCTGAAAGCAGTCTTAGGTATGTCAGAGGCATGCATGCGGATTTGGTGATATCCTTGGAGTAAATCAAGCTTGGAAAAATACTGAGCTCCTCCCAATTCATCCAGCAATTCGTCAATTGTAGGAATTGGGAATCGGTCACGGATTGTCACGGCGTTAAGAGCCCTGTAATCAACGCAAAATCGCCACGAACCATCTTGCTTACGAACGAGGAGAACTGGTGATGAGAAGGGGCTTGTGCTTGGCCTGATAAGTCCCTTTTGTAGCATATCATTGACCTGCTGCTCTATCTCCTTCTTCTGGTAATGGGGATATCTGTAGGGGCGCACATTTACAGGACTGGTGTGGGGAAGAAGATGGATATGGTGGTCGGTGACACGGTTAGGGGGTAGTCCTGATGGGCTCTGGAAAAGGTTGGAGAAGTGTGTGAGTAAGGCTTGGATTTCTGGGGGTAAGGTTTGAGAATGTGGGGGTTCAGGGTCGTCCGTGATGATTGCTATGTGAAAATATGAAGCTTGAGTCTGTGTCCGGCAGAGTCGCCGGAGTTGATGGTGAGTGAGGAAGCTAGAGTCAATCGCGGTGTCCCCTTTTAATTCTATCAACTGGTTTTGATAAAAGAATTGCATCTTCAAAGACCCATAATCCGTGAGAATTGGGCCCAGGGTCTTAAGCCACTGGACTCCTAAGACCACGTTAGCGCCTACAATGGGCAAGACGTGTAGGTCCAAGGTGAACTTAACGTCTTGAATGATAATGGAAACTCCTTCACAAATCGCAGAACAATCCAAGTGTTGGCCATTGCCAACCATCACGCGCAATGGTGAGATGCTTCGGCAGGGGAGGCCCAATTGGGTCACCAGGGTGGGCTGCACGAAGTTGTGGGTGCTGCCGCCGTCAACGAGCAGCACCACACGATGGTCGGCCAAAATTCCTGCCATACGCAAGGCCTCAGGTGCCAGGTGGCCCGAAAATGAATTGAGGCTGATTTGGGCTTGAAACGGGTCGGGTTCGTCGGGCGGGTCGGGTGGTGGGTCAGGTGGGTCTATTTTAGAGTCTGAGGGTTCCTCTTCTTCAGTTACCAAAAGAAAAGCCCTAGCGGCGCAACGATGGCCGCGATGGTAACGCTCATCACAGGTGAAGCACAACCCACGCTCGCGGCGTGAGGTGAGTTCTTCCGGCATGAGACGTTTCATCAACGACGGTGTAGGGCGCGGAGGAGCTGGCAGCAAGGGTGGTAGGGTTGGTCGCGGCTCTGCTGAAGTAGGAAGAACTCGAATGGGGTTAGGTTGCGGAGGTGGTGCGCGAGAACGTGGAGGGTTGCGGTTGTCGGAAAATTTCTCTTCCTGAAGCTTGGCATGTCCCGCGGCTTGAACAAGGGTGAGCGGTTGATGAGCTTGAACTTCTCTGCGAATCTCCGGTGTGAGACCGGAGATGAAACAGCTCAGAAGGAATGGGGATGGCAATCCGATAACCCTATTCGCGAGGTCTTCAAATTCCGAAAGGTACTGACTCACGGTCCCTTTCTGtgtcaatttaaataaaatgccGGTTGGGTCTTCGTATTGTGACGGAGCAAATCTCGTCTGCAGGGCTTGTAGGAATCCAGGCCACGAGGTGAACTGGGCATTGCTTGACATCCATTGGAACCAAGCAAGTGCCCTTCCCTCCATATAAAACGAAGCTATGGTAAGACGCTCTCGCTTAGGAGTTCCATGATATTCGAAATACTGATTGATTTTGAATATCCATCCTAAAGGTTCCGTTCCATCAAAACGGGGAACCTCTAACTTCATTTTATGTTGTGTCGTAGGAACAGGGGAAATGGGAGGGGGTTCTGGCTGTGGGGGAAAAACGGAGGCGGGACGATGAAGAAGTTCATCGAGCTTGAGGTTCATAGATTGCATAGTGTCAGTGAGTCGGGTGAGAATGGTTTCCAGATTTGGTGAAGTTGGGTCGTGGGGTCCTGTCATGGTAGTAATGGAAACGAGAGCACCAATGTTATGAATTAGGCTGATTTAGAGGTTCAGCTCCTccagagaaggaagaaaggaaaAGTTCAAGATAAGGAATTCcaactatttttcttatttatcctTCTGTTATTTACATTGTATTTATAGATCCTAGGAAGGAATAATTTGCTTCTAGAATTGGTATAATCCTAGGAATATTACATAACTAATTCTGTTATGGCTGCTTTCCTCAGATATGCAGCATCCGCAGGAGGATATTGGAAGATTGCATGAGCTGGCAATTCTAATTGGAATCTTCAGACGAAATCCTTCAAATAGGTGGGCTTTTTGATCCTTCTCTTgaatgttgtttccttttgcaCCTCTTTGTTTGTGAGTATACCCTCTGTGGTTGCTGTTATGTCCATACTGTCCCCACCTGAAGCTTCTCTGTTCATAACAACGAAATTGTTTTTGATTGATGGACATGGGGTGAAGGGTTCTGTTGAGAAGGATGTCTATGACTTTGGAATAATCCTTTTTGAACTTATAACAGGGAAAAGATTAAGTTCAACGACTGATTCTTCTGACAGTGTTAATGGTCAGTTGATGAACTATATCAGCAATAACTTGTTCACTGATCCTGCAGATTTTTATGATACCATTGACGAATCTATCATAGGGAAGGGTTTTGACGATAAAATCCTTGGTCTCCTCAAAGTTGCATGTGACTGTGTTAAAGGATCTTTAAAGCAAAGGCCAAAGATGGTTGATATGCACAAAACTATAAGAGCCATGTGGGAAGGCTATAAACCTTGGTTTGATTCTGAAAGGCTGAAACTCTCTCTGGGTTGTTCTGACCATATAACATGCATCAGCGAAATAGAATGTATTTGTTGAAACGTAAGACCTGTTTTGTATGTGTGTAGTGTAGGTTCCGCACTTCCGCTTATCAGACACTTTAGGACAATGAATGTCTGTTTATTTATATACAACACTGTCAAGTTAAAGCTTTGTAATTTTATGATTCAAATTGAGCAAAATAAGGAATCATTTAACGAGGACGAGGActtctaataataatatattagactTTGTTTTTGAAGTTATTGCCCAACTAAAACAGTTTATCCtactattttgaaattaaaacatattaatatGGGTAGACTTTGTTTCCTCGTCATATCTAATAAGggaatcaattttaatatatcctTGCTTTGTGGTACAGCTGCTTGGAGGCCCTCTTCTTACACAACATTAATAATTGGCATGACTCTTGCTGTCTCAGCGGcccttttcatgcttttctaactCTGGCcgctattttataatttcttttagaatGTCAAGAATGTGCAACTGGTGCCATTACTTCTTCTGTGGGATTTGGTTTTTTTGACAGATGTTTTAGGAGTATTTGTGTTGCTAAacttttctcttattttgttttccttgttaTTTATTACTTGATTGTCTTTATTTGAGGGCTTTGTGATTATTATTGGGACGTCCATATATCTGATTAAGGAAAAAATCGACCACTCAACTTCATGGCTTTTATGGTAATTATGGGGAAGGTTTCCTGTTGTACATTTTCAGCTGCATTTCAATTATCTTAAACTTCTATGCAATTGTTTATGAACAAAAAGTGTTTATCGTCAACCATAATTAATTAGACGGCCGGtaatgtttataatattttgtttaaagtaTTGTTGTAACCCAGTTTAGTCATTGACGCGATGGAGATAGTGAGTTAATGGATTAGTGATTCAATCGGTGAACTAGTAATTGATCCGGTTTGActtgatatatattaaaaatttaaaattatatatatatatatataatagaaaagTCTATTTatacttcaaaattcaaaataacaatttGATAATAATGAGACATCAAAGCAACATGCGGTTTGATAGGAGCATTCCAAATCAATTGCATAACTGATCCAATAATAAAACTGGCCTGATTAGACCATCAGATCTCAATTAGACTGATTCGACCGATCGGACTAAATCGAGTTTCACAACTATGATTTAATCACTATCAATATTGATTTGTCATCTTAGATGCAAATAGAAGTTGGCCATTAGGCCAATGAGTGCAGAAATATACAGATTCCATTCTGTTGGCTCCTCCAATCTTTTTTCCACTTTAGCATATGTATCAGGgcaaaagtgaagaagcaaattGTTCAAATTTCATTCAGCAATCTattcaaacaaaataagaaaagcaCCACTAATAGTGTCTAACTTTCTATTAAAGTCGTAAGTACGAATAATTCTAAAATCATGTCGTACCCCTCTAGTATTCGCTGGGTGCATACCAAGTACATaccaaatatacattttttataaaaaaattggatactTCGCTTGGATACTTTTTAGGTACATATCAAGTTCGTACTAAGTCTATAGGttacaaaaaaaactaaagcgATATTTCTTTATCCATTCTATGGAAAAAAAGTATGCTTAATCCAAATAGACATCAAAATTTAGTTCTTATACATACAAATCTTCATCTCCTctaaaactcttaaaaaaaagaattagagttttaaagatatttacattcttaaattcaaattattgttctttcttttgacAAACCAGTTTTATAGACGATTTTTTTGAGTGATGATGAACAATCAAATGATAAGatagaaactatttttttactagattgaaactattaaaatatgatataatatgaatagttttttattacgagattttttttttcatattgaataatttattttcctttatattGTAAAgtatactttttttgttttttttacgaCTTACAAGATTTAGTCATACAaactaaattctatttttatatgcatacgtattattttgaaatatatattaacatatatGTATCTTGGAAAGTTCCCCTTCCTGTTATCTCCACTTCTAGAATCAGTCTTGATGCTCCAAGCAACATGAACCATGGTGAGTTATGAACTAAATGCTTTGCATAAAAAATAGCAAGTATTCTGCCCTGGCTGGTGCagcattagttaaaaacacataaaagtgGTTGTTGCTTCCTACACCTCCAAGTTAACAACAGCTCATAGAAGTATAcagagaagcccaatccaatagTATGACCAATTCATCTACTTTTGGGCTCCAAAAATATATGGACTTCAAATCGGGTATGAGTTTGACAATAGTTTTTTTGGTAGGTAGGAGTTTGACagtataatattgttattatctCCAATCTGTAATATATATGCTCTTTTCAAATCGAGTTATTTTAAGTTGCAACAGCGCAGAATAAATCGTTAAAATGACCAGCTATCGttccaattaattaaaaagcaaTGCTAAGTTCTCCTACTATATTCTCttataaatctttttattatttgtcaaaaaatatttaataactacAACGCtcaaattcaaacaaatttatttattcagttgacaaattatatatgaaagtCAGATTaggtgatttgaaaaaaaattaatccaacCCAACTCATTTTAGAGGGTTAAATGGATTGATCGATCaaattcaatcaattttaacattTCTAATCCAGTTATGATAGAGTTaagaatgatttttaattagatctttttctcaatataaaaaaaataaaaaataagaattataaacTTTGTCATCCGATAAAAACACACatgctaaaattttatttttattgagtaTTAAtacgtatatatattattacatgCATGAATTTGAAGTGTAGGATCTCCTAAATTGATGGTGTTATTATTGTTGCATGGTTATTCATAATATGTAAAGTGGTAGATAGCAGCTACAGTTTGTAGGGTCTTTCACCAACAAAGTTGCCAGGGGGATCATAGTTGCAAGTGATGAAAGTGCCTCCGTTATCACATGTCACTTTGGCACATCCAAGACGCACCGAGTTAGCCCAAACGACCTGTGTGTAGTGCAGGCACTCTCCTCCAACACAAGAGTTAGAATCATAGTCATAGTTGGATTTCTCATCAACCCACATTTTCACTGCATCTGTGCCACTTAGTTCACCAGTGCTCATTGCAATATTCTCTCCGTATTCACCACCAGAGTGGATCAGTTGGCAGTCACCTTTGCGTTGATTAGCATAGCTCTCTGCATAAGCAGCAACCGTATCATCCCAAGCCAAACTTGGAACAATCACTGTTTGTCTTGGTGATTGAGAACCCACCTCTGCTCGTGCTGCATTGTGTGCATTCACGTAGTCTTCTGCTGAATCTTGAGCGTAGGCAACATCACCCACGATCACCAACCCCAGCACACACATCACACAAAACGAAATCTTAATGCACATGTACCCCATTATATTAATTATGCTTAATAGTATCACTTTCTTTAGCTATATAGAAATTGATACTAAAAGGAAAGGTTTTTGATGAAAAAGGTTGGAGCTCGTCTGAGGTATTtatagggtttttttttaacatggaaTGGAAGGTGGTGACATGCATCCGGAGGAATACGAACAATGATCTTTGACGGAAAAGTGAGATCGGtgactttttctttgttctttgttgttgttggaaattttaaaagtctttaatattttttaaatgaccaCTATCAATTTTAGCATGTGTATGTTATATTAAGGAAGTCATATAAGCCACTAGTAAAGTGATCAGCAGCCATAATgacacaaataattaatattaataaagctACTTTCGCTCCAATGACAAATCTTCTCAAATaccgtgtatatatatatatatatatatatatatatatatatatatatatatataggagtaGGTGTTGTTCAAGCCGTATAGTGCTCGCATGAAAATCCAAATTGAACTTCTAGATTATAGGTATATGTGCGTCTTTATCCAAACTGCATGATGCACCTTCGTGGATGAAGTTTCATTTGATTGCGGGAACAACCTTATTTAACTGCATGCAGAGGTCTCGAACTTACTTCCCGATTAATTTTCTCCCTTTGTTACCACACACACAAAGATATATGATTTTCCAAAGCCTGTATTCAGAgagaattttaataaaaaatattaatacaatAACTCAATAAGTACGTGAGTATgcttttatttaatcaaattacCAGTACTTCGAAAATTGAATGATGAGTCATCATTAAACTGATGGAAGAATTTAAtcctaatttaattatttttccttacTGTTTAGGAGATGAGTGAGAGCTTGACCTAAACTATAACTTATTAGATACAAGACTGAGATTTATTCCATCAACCAATCCCATGAGATTACTCctaatttaatgatttattatctctaatcaaatttgttaaattaataagaattttatttacttattaaacaGATTATATagaatatgattatatatattgcATAAAACAATATATAGAATTGGCAAGGAAGAGGATAAAGCTATTTTACAAGTAACTTGATAGAGTTATTTCGTCCAATAATTCTTTATCTGTGTGTCTGtgctaaataaatcaaatttagattttttataaaattatttaatacattcattaaataaatataacttaatttgtataaaatactttttaaaatataatgagtAAATATTGACTGTAAAATTATCCAACACAAACGTTTGATCTATTTAAAGTTTAGTATATGTATGCATGGTTATTTGGGATAACTTAATTAATCACTGtcctaaaaattatttctaaaaattgTCAAGGGTGCGGATTATTCaacacaagattttttttaacaagtgaTTTTGAAAGTTCAACTCCTGAATATTGAattggtttaaatattttaagagagAAATTTTCTACTCGTATTAATTATTTCtaactaaaatatatgattatctTCTGATACATACACAGTTTTTACttaaaactatatttaaaaactatttttcctATGGATTAGTATGGCATATTTCAATCCTCGAGAACCATCATGTATTACACAATCTCAACATCATTTTACTTTACAAAAACACATGTTGCATAGccttgagaaagaaaaaattaaaactggTTGCGCTACCAGTTTTGAGTTGATTTGCCAATTC of the Glycine max cultivar Williams 82 chromosome 13, Glycine_max_v4.0, whole genome shotgun sequence genome contains:
- the PR1-3 gene encoding pathogenesis-related protein 1 precursor — protein: MGYMCIKISFCVMCVLGLVIVGDVAYAQDSAEDYVNAHNAARAEVGSQSPRQTVIVPSLAWDDTVAAYAESYANQRKGDCQLIHSGGEYGENIAMSTGELSGTDAVKMWVDEKSNYDYDSNSCVGGECLHYTQVVWANSVRLGCAKVTCDNGGTFITCNYDPPGNFVGERPYKL